The Agromyces hippuratus genome has a window encoding:
- a CDS encoding RNA polymerase sigma factor — MPDEADAVRALRAAAPSALAVLVRRYGDFAACEDAMQEALIAAAGQWPSSGVPDSPRAWLVRVASRRYIDEVRSDAARRRRESRAVELEPEPSVVPAVDDTLTLFLLCCHPALGRPAQLALTLRAVGGLTTAEISRALLLPEPTVAQRISRAKARIRASGEGFRMPRATELDSRLAALRQVLYLVFTEGHTASSGDELARVDLSAEAIRLARQLRAADSDASGETTGLLALMLLTDARRAARADAAGALVPLDEQDRSRWDRAMIDEGVALVTEVLDRAPIGPYQLQAAIAAVHDEAPSTEETDWIEILGLYDLLGRLAPGPMVSLGRIVALAMVEGPQAGLAALDASESEAGGALAEHHRTWAVRGHLLELSGATDAASLAFAEAARRTLNGPEQRYLAVKAERLRAGMA; from the coding sequence ATGCCTGACGAGGCCGACGCCGTTCGGGCGCTGCGAGCCGCCGCACCGTCGGCGCTCGCAGTGCTCGTGCGGCGCTACGGCGACTTCGCCGCGTGCGAAGACGCCATGCAGGAGGCCCTCATCGCCGCTGCCGGACAGTGGCCGTCGAGCGGAGTGCCCGACAGCCCGCGTGCCTGGCTCGTGCGCGTCGCGTCACGGCGCTACATCGACGAGGTGCGATCGGATGCCGCGCGCCGCCGCCGCGAGTCCCGCGCCGTCGAGCTCGAACCCGAGCCGTCGGTCGTGCCCGCGGTCGACGACACCCTCACCCTCTTCCTGCTCTGCTGCCATCCGGCACTCGGCCGGCCGGCGCAGCTCGCCCTCACGCTGCGAGCCGTCGGCGGCCTCACGACCGCGGAGATCAGTCGCGCACTGCTGCTGCCCGAGCCCACGGTCGCGCAGCGCATCTCACGCGCGAAGGCGCGCATCAGGGCCAGCGGCGAGGGCTTCCGGATGCCACGGGCAACCGAACTCGACAGCCGGCTCGCGGCGCTCCGCCAGGTGCTCTACCTGGTCTTCACCGAGGGGCACACCGCGAGCTCGGGCGACGAACTCGCGCGCGTCGACCTCTCGGCCGAGGCCATTCGGCTCGCCCGGCAGTTGCGGGCGGCCGACAGCGACGCATCGGGCGAGACGACCGGACTCCTCGCCCTGATGCTCCTCACCGACGCCCGCCGGGCCGCGCGGGCCGACGCGGCGGGTGCCCTCGTGCCGCTCGACGAACAGGATCGCTCACGCTGGGACCGGGCCATGATCGACGAGGGCGTCGCGCTCGTGACCGAGGTGCTCGACCGAGCCCCGATCGGCCCCTACCAACTGCAGGCCGCGATCGCCGCCGTGCACGACGAGGCGCCCTCCACCGAGGAGACCGACTGGATCGAGATCCTCGGCCTCTACGACCTGCTCGGGCGGCTCGCACCTGGGCCGATGGTCTCGCTCGGCCGCATCGTCGCGCTCGCCATGGTCGAGGGCCCGCAGGCGGGGCTCGCGGCGCTCGATGCATCCGAATCGGAGGCCGGCGGCGCGCTCGCCGAGCATCATCGCACGTGGGCGGTGCGCGGTCACCTGCTCGAACTGTCGGGGGCGACGGATGCCGCGTCGCTCGCGTTCGCAGAAGCCGCGCGCCGCACGCTGAACGGCCCCGAGCAGCGCTATCTCGCGGTGAAGGCCGAACGGCTGCGCGCCGGGATGGCGTGA
- a CDS encoding YciI family protein has product MKYLIQIYSNPESRAVWNTFTPEQQAEGYDYYQRISEELAASGEFVASEALADISLAKRVTSGDAGTVASDGPFAETKELLAGFYLVDCESEARAVEIAGRFPEAQFGLVEVRPVLEMAAGSDV; this is encoded by the coding sequence ATGAAGTACCTGATCCAGATCTACAGCAACCCCGAGTCGCGCGCCGTGTGGAACACCTTCACCCCCGAGCAGCAGGCCGAGGGCTACGACTACTACCAGCGCATCAGCGAGGAACTCGCGGCGAGCGGCGAGTTCGTGGCGAGCGAGGCGCTCGCCGACATCTCCCTCGCCAAGCGCGTCACGAGCGGCGACGCCGGCACGGTCGCAAGCGACGGCCCGTTCGCCGAGACGAAGGAGCTGCTCGCCGGCTTCTACCTCGTCGACTGCGAGAGCGAGGCGCGCGCGGTCGAGATCGCCGGGCGCTTCCCCGAGGCGCAGTTCGGACTCGTCGAGGTACGTCCGGTGCTCGAGATGGCGGCGGGCTCCGACGTGTGA
- a CDS encoding NINE protein, with translation MSLEAGWYDDESDAALLRYWDGTAWTPHTAARPADAAPNPLPAAAAATPAPAAPPAPTVPPTAATPAPAGPPIPAFGGAPAAPAFDDLDESTTARPARAAAPLPSAVGAAMTQPAPPAPPASPAPPLAAPAPFPAPPAASEFPSYTLPAPPGYSLEEQTTAPLPPAYGTAVPVAPQFSYEPYRTTGRTFIATWLFAMLLGFWGADRFYLGKFGTAIAKLLTLGGFGVWVLVDLVLVLTGSQRDRDGRALDGYDEHKRIAWIVTGGLVGLWVLTGIASVVANLLAR, from the coding sequence GTGTCGCTTGAAGCCGGCTGGTACGACGACGAATCGGATGCCGCGCTGCTGCGCTACTGGGACGGCACCGCCTGGACTCCGCACACGGCCGCGCGGCCCGCCGATGCGGCGCCCAACCCGCTGCCCGCAGCTGCGGCCGCGACGCCCGCGCCGGCTGCGCCGCCCGCGCCGACCGTCCCTCCGACGGCGGCGACGCCGGCCCCGGCGGGCCCTCCGATCCCCGCGTTCGGCGGTGCCCCCGCAGCCCCCGCGTTCGACGACCTCGACGAGTCGACCACGGCGCGGCCCGCACGTGCGGCCGCTCCCCTGCCGTCGGCCGTCGGAGCCGCGATGACTCAGCCGGCTCCCCCGGCACCTCCCGCATCCCCGGCGCCTCCGCTCGCCGCGCCGGCGCCCTTCCCGGCTCCGCCCGCCGCTTCGGAGTTCCCGTCGTACACACTGCCCGCCCCTCCGGGCTACTCGCTCGAGGAGCAGACGACGGCGCCGCTGCCGCCCGCATACGGCACAGCCGTGCCCGTCGCCCCGCAGTTCTCCTACGAGCCCTACCGCACCACCGGGCGCACCTTCATCGCGACGTGGTTGTTCGCGATGCTGCTCGGGTTCTGGGGCGCCGACCGCTTCTACCTCGGCAAGTTCGGCACGGCGATCGCGAAGCTCCTGACGCTCGGCGGGTTCGGCGTCTGGGTGCTCGTCGACCTCGTGCTCGTGCTCACCGGTTCGCAGCGCGACCGCGACGGGCGCGCGCTCGACGGATACGACGAGCACAAGCGCATCGCGTGGATCGTGACGGGCGGGCTCGTCGGGCTCTGGGTGCTCACGGGCATCGCGTCGGTCGTCGCCAACCTGCTCGCGCGCTGA
- a CDS encoding TFIIB-type zinc ribbon-containing protein, whose amino-acid sequence MQCPSDGTVLVMSERSGIEIDYCPTCRGVWLDRGELDKIVERAAREFAAPAASAPAAPAPPAQPQPPAYGQPSYQQQPYDNRGYDNRGYDNRGQGDQGNYRKKKKESWLSELFD is encoded by the coding sequence ATGCAGTGCCCCAGTGACGGAACCGTGCTCGTGATGAGCGAGCGCAGCGGCATCGAGATCGACTACTGCCCCACCTGTCGAGGTGTGTGGCTCGACCGGGGCGAGCTCGACAAGATCGTCGAGCGTGCCGCCCGCGAGTTCGCCGCGCCCGCCGCGAGCGCTCCGGCCGCGCCCGCGCCTCCGGCGCAGCCGCAGCCGCCGGCCTACGGCCAGCCCTCGTACCAGCAGCAGCCCTACGACAACCGCGGGTACGACAACCGTGGCTATGACAACCGCGGCCAGGGCGACCAGGGCAACTACCGCAAGAAGAAGAAGGAGAGCTGGCTCTCCGAGCTCTTCGACTGA
- a CDS encoding carboxylate-amine ligase, with amino-acid sequence MTAVTTFGIEEEFVFLDPVTMKPVDVAAGAFETLSARPAWAPITHREFLASQVEHASTVFTSSAAALASLVGFRHELAEEARRLGVVVASVGAPPDAHGFPTVTDLPRYLRIVDEMGGVIADHQIQGLHVHVGVVDHDAGVRALNVTRNWLPLFSALTGNSPIWRGHDTGFDSWRNVSQRRWTTTGCPPLFRDGADYDRRLERLIGIGGMQDQAIIMWNARLSSHVPTIEVRVADAQLEAWSSVLLTALFRALVSCVLDDSLGRSASVQPTPEAAPDPELLNASLMHSAHFGLSGEVLDPVLIELRPAAETLDRCIRVLQPALEAAGDLELARDGVARLLRDGTGAARQRAAFTADGMPGLRELYESTFSASP; translated from the coding sequence ATGACGGCGGTAACGACCTTCGGCATCGAGGAGGAGTTCGTCTTCCTCGACCCCGTGACGATGAAGCCGGTGGATGTCGCAGCCGGTGCGTTCGAGACGCTCTCGGCCCGCCCCGCTTGGGCGCCGATCACCCATCGTGAGTTCCTCGCCTCGCAGGTCGAGCACGCCTCCACGGTGTTCACCTCGAGTGCGGCGGCGCTCGCCTCGCTCGTCGGCTTCCGGCACGAACTCGCGGAGGAGGCCCGGCGGCTCGGCGTCGTCGTCGCGAGCGTGGGAGCACCCCCCGATGCGCACGGGTTCCCGACGGTCACCGACCTGCCGCGGTATCTCAGGATCGTCGATGAGATGGGCGGCGTCATCGCCGACCACCAGATCCAAGGGCTGCACGTGCACGTCGGCGTGGTCGATCACGACGCCGGGGTGCGCGCGCTCAACGTCACGCGCAACTGGCTGCCCCTCTTCTCGGCGTTGACCGGCAACTCGCCGATCTGGCGGGGCCACGACACGGGCTTCGACAGCTGGCGCAACGTCTCCCAGCGACGCTGGACCACGACCGGCTGCCCGCCCCTGTTCCGTGACGGCGCCGACTACGACCGTCGTCTGGAACGACTCATCGGCATCGGCGGCATGCAGGACCAGGCGATCATCATGTGGAACGCGAGGCTCTCGTCGCACGTGCCGACGATCGAGGTTCGTGTGGCGGACGCACAGCTCGAGGCGTGGTCGTCGGTGCTGCTCACCGCGCTCTTCCGTGCCCTCGTCAGCTGCGTGCTCGATGACTCGCTCGGCCGCTCGGCGTCGGTGCAGCCCACTCCCGAGGCGGCACCCGACCCGGAACTCCTCAACGCCTCGCTCATGCATTCCGCGCACTTCGGTCTGAGCGGCGAAGTGCTCGACCCGGTGCTCATCGAGCTTCGGCCGGCCGCGGAGACGCTGGATCGCTGCATCCGGGTGCTGCAGCCCGCGCTCGAGGCGGCGGGAGACCTCGAACTCGCTCGCGACGGTGTCGCACGGCTCCTGCGCGACGGCACCGGAGCCGCACGGCAGCGCGCGGCATTCACTGCCGACGGCATGCCGGGTCTGCGCGAGTTGTACGAGTCGACGTTCTCAGCATCCCCCTGA
- a CDS encoding cold-shock protein: MATGTVKWFNAEKGFGFIAPDDGSADVFAHFSAISGNGYRSLEEGQKVEFEVAQGPKGLQAENIRGL; the protein is encoded by the coding sequence ATGGCAACCGGAACCGTCAAGTGGTTCAACGCCGAAAAGGGCTTCGGCTTCATCGCTCCCGACGACGGCTCGGCCGACGTCTTCGCGCACTTCAGCGCCATCTCGGGCAACGGCTACCGTTCGCTCGAAGAGGGCCAGAAGGTCGAATTCGAGGTCGCACAGGGCCCGAAGGGTCTGCAGGCCGAGAACATCCGCGGCCTCTAG
- a CDS encoding aldo/keto reductase: MTDLTTVPAVTLNNGVRMPQLGFGVYQVPDDETTAAVTAALDAGYRSIDTAAIYGNESGVGRAIAASSVPRDELFITTKVWNADQGYDSTLRAFDDSLAKLGLERLDLSLIHWPTPDRGLYLDTWRALERLHSEGRVRAIGVSNFEPEHLERLVGATTVVPAVNQVELHPALQNRATIAANERHGIVTEAWSPLAQGAVLGEASVIDIAARHDATPAQVVLRWHLQQGRVVIPKSVTPSRIAENLDVFGFELTADELTAIDALERDGRTGPHPADFNVA; this comes from the coding sequence ATGACCGACCTCACCACCGTGCCCGCCGTCACCCTCAACAACGGCGTACGCATGCCCCAGCTCGGCTTCGGCGTCTACCAGGTGCCCGACGACGAGACGACCGCCGCAGTCACGGCCGCCCTCGACGCCGGCTACCGCAGCATCGACACCGCCGCGATCTACGGCAACGAGTCGGGCGTCGGCCGCGCCATCGCCGCTTCGAGCGTGCCCCGCGACGAGCTCTTCATCACGACCAAGGTCTGGAACGCCGACCAGGGCTACGACTCGACGCTGCGCGCGTTCGACGACAGTCTCGCCAAGCTCGGGCTCGAGCGGCTCGACCTCTCGCTGATCCACTGGCCGACGCCGGATCGCGGGCTCTACCTCGACACCTGGCGCGCCCTGGAACGGCTCCACTCCGAGGGGCGCGTGCGCGCGATCGGCGTCTCGAACTTCGAGCCCGAACACCTCGAACGACTCGTCGGCGCGACGACGGTCGTTCCGGCGGTCAACCAGGTCGAACTGCATCCCGCACTGCAGAATCGCGCCACGATCGCGGCGAACGAGCGGCACGGCATCGTCACCGAGGCGTGGAGCCCGCTCGCGCAGGGCGCCGTGCTCGGCGAGGCATCCGTCATCGACATCGCAGCACGCCACGACGCGACGCCCGCGCAGGTCGTGCTGCGCTGGCACCTGCAGCAGGGCCGCGTCGTGATCCCGAAGTCGGTCACGCCGAGTCGCATCGCCGAGAACCTCGACGTGTTCGGCTTCGAGCTGACCGCCGACGAGTTGACCGCGATCGACGCGCTCGAGCGCGACGGCCGCACGGGCCCGCACCCCGCGGACTTCAACGTCGCCTGA
- a CDS encoding sulfite exporter TauE/SafE family protein yields the protein MTSADSSSAETARRAGWARLAVIGAVGGLLSGAFGVGGGILMVPLFVTFAGMDQRRASATSLAAIVPTAIVGSITYFLNGEVDVILALFVAAGGIIGSWIGARLLRRLPLGWLRWMFIALLVAVAVRMLLFVPERVAANLELDALTIIGMVTLGLVVGVASGLFGIGGGLVMVPAFMLFFGMGDLAAKGTSLAVMIPTAISGTVTNARGGVVDLRAGIIAGIAATAASFGGVALAHLMSPEVSTWLFATLVVIAAVQLSVRAVRLQKKERSERVA from the coding sequence GTGACTTCAGCCGACTCCTCCTCCGCCGAGACCGCTCGACGTGCCGGATGGGCGCGCCTCGCCGTCATCGGCGCGGTCGGCGGACTGCTCTCGGGCGCGTTCGGCGTCGGCGGCGGCATCCTCATGGTGCCGTTGTTCGTGACCTTCGCCGGCATGGATCAGCGCCGCGCCTCAGCCACCTCGCTCGCGGCGATCGTGCCGACGGCGATCGTCGGCTCCATCACCTACTTCCTGAACGGCGAGGTCGACGTCATCCTCGCCCTGTTCGTGGCCGCAGGCGGCATCATCGGCTCGTGGATCGGCGCACGGCTGCTGCGCCGACTTCCCCTCGGCTGGCTGCGCTGGATGTTCATCGCACTCCTCGTCGCCGTCGCCGTGCGCATGCTGCTCTTCGTGCCCGAGCGCGTCGCGGCGAACCTCGAGCTCGACGCGCTGACGATCATCGGCATGGTGACGCTCGGACTCGTGGTCGGCGTGGCATCCGGCCTCTTCGGCATCGGCGGGGGCCTCGTCATGGTGCCCGCGTTCATGCTCTTCTTCGGCATGGGCGACCTCGCCGCCAAGGGCACCTCGCTCGCCGTGATGATCCCCACTGCGATCAGCGGCACCGTCACCAACGCCCGCGGCGGCGTGGTCGATCTGCGGGCGGGCATCATCGCCGGCATCGCGGCGACCGCGGCGTCGTTCGGCGGGGTCGCCCTCGCGCACCTGATGTCGCCCGAGGTGTCGACATGGCTGTTCGCGACCCTCGTCGTGATCGCCGCGGTGCAGCTCTCGGTGCGCGCCGTTCGACTGCAGAAGAAGGAGAGGAGCGAACGTGTCGCTTGA
- a CDS encoding VanZ family protein: MNRRPLGLVAAAYAAVVLWATIGPAPWRTAGNQVDGGILNPEAWTAPVTWTTGYIAEIAFNVAIFVPVGVLAALLTPRRRWPLAMLAGFGFTVFIELVQVPEPTRISDPRDLVMNTTGAVLGVLIVVFARGVRQAGLVAAALVEQVAVSPADASVHAAPVDVTVADSEPVGALAAAHVDRAA, translated from the coding sequence ATGAACCGCCGCCCCCTCGGTCTCGTCGCTGCTGCGTACGCAGCCGTCGTACTGTGGGCGACCATCGGTCCGGCCCCGTGGCGCACGGCGGGCAACCAGGTCGACGGCGGCATCCTGAATCCCGAGGCGTGGACGGCTCCCGTCACCTGGACGACCGGGTACATCGCCGAGATCGCCTTCAACGTGGCGATCTTCGTGCCCGTCGGCGTGCTGGCCGCGCTGCTGACCCCGCGTCGCCGGTGGCCCCTCGCCATGCTCGCGGGGTTCGGCTTCACCGTCTTCATCGAACTCGTGCAGGTGCCCGAACCCACTCGCATCTCCGATCCGCGCGACCTCGTGATGAACACGACGGGCGCCGTGCTCGGCGTGCTGATCGTCGTCTTCGCCCGGGGCGTGCGACAGGCTGGTCTCGTCGCGGCGGCGCTGGTCGAGCAGGTCGCCGTCTCGCCGGCGGATGCCTCGGTGCACGCCGCCCCCGTCGACGTGACCGTCGCGGACTCCGAGCCGGTCGGCGCCCTCGCGGCAGCGCACGTCGACCGGGCCGCGTAG
- a CDS encoding type 1 glutamine amidotransferase domain-containing protein encodes MSNILMIVTGANSLTMKDGSQHPTGFWAEELVTAHRDLVAAGHSIVIATPGGVTPTVDRGSLDPSQAGGDAQARELAEYLDSIAGDLSAAVPVADVDAGDYDAIVLPGGHGPMADLAFDANVGRLLIAADAGGAIIAPFCHGPAALLSAKLADGTNAFAGRTLTVFTDEEERTGGTGENTPWWVESALRDAGAVIDSAASWSDHVVVDGNLVTGQNPQSSASVARRVINALAR; translated from the coding sequence ATGAGCAACATCCTCATGATCGTCACCGGCGCGAACTCGCTCACGATGAAGGACGGCTCGCAGCATCCGACCGGATTCTGGGCCGAAGAGCTCGTGACCGCGCACCGCGACCTCGTGGCAGCCGGACACTCCATCGTCATCGCGACGCCGGGTGGAGTCACCCCGACCGTCGACCGCGGAAGCCTCGACCCGTCGCAGGCCGGCGGCGATGCGCAGGCCCGCGAACTCGCCGAGTACCTCGACTCGATCGCCGGCGACCTCTCGGCAGCCGTTCCCGTCGCCGACGTCGATGCCGGCGACTACGACGCGATCGTGCTGCCAGGCGGCCATGGGCCGATGGCCGACCTCGCCTTCGACGCGAACGTCGGCCGGTTGCTCATCGCGGCGGACGCGGGCGGCGCGATCATCGCACCGTTCTGCCACGGCCCCGCCGCGCTGCTCTCGGCGAAGCTCGCCGACGGCACGAACGCGTTCGCCGGCCGCACCCTCACGGTCTTCACCGACGAGGAGGAGCGCACCGGCGGCACCGGCGAGAACACACCGTGGTGGGTCGAGTCGGCTCTTCGCGACGCCGGGGCCGTCATCGACTCGGCCGCCTCGTGGAGCGATCACGTGGTCGTCGACGGCAATCTGGTCACCGGTCAGAACCCGCAGTCGAGCGCCTCGGTCGCGCGCCGGGTCATCAACGCCCTGGCGAGGTAG
- a CDS encoding cold-shock protein, with translation MATGTVKWFNADKGFGFIAPDDGSADVFAHFSAIASGGYRSLEENQKVEFETARGPKGLQAENITVIS, from the coding sequence ATGGCTACCGGAACCGTCAAGTGGTTCAACGCCGACAAGGGCTTCGGCTTCATCGCTCCTGACGACGGCTCGGCCGACGTCTTCGCGCACTTCAGCGCGATCGCATCGGGCGGCTACCGCTCGCTCGAGGAGAACCAGAAGGTCGAATTCGAGACCGCCCGCGGCCCCAAGGGCCTGCAGGCTGAGAACATCACGGTCATTTCGTAA
- a CDS encoding PKD domain-containing protein, which yields MPENCSPLNAALCATEPTPPEDPAAPAPSVTVTLRDIASFIPAKPGNEMEPGGWAVEDLPANFVAEASAQVVSGTLLGRPADVRFTPVAFRWRHSDGGVVESGAPGETWAALGQREFTPTGTSHVYAESGEYTVTLEAVLRAEYRFGGSGWRSIAGTLAVAGDPQRVLVGEFDTVLTNGDCNANPSGPGC from the coding sequence ATGCCCGAGAACTGCAGTCCGCTGAACGCGGCACTGTGCGCGACAGAGCCGACCCCTCCCGAAGACCCTGCAGCCCCCGCCCCGTCCGTCACCGTCACCCTCCGAGACATCGCCTCATTCATTCCCGCGAAGCCGGGCAACGAGATGGAGCCCGGCGGCTGGGCGGTCGAAGACCTTCCGGCGAACTTCGTGGCCGAGGCATCCGCTCAGGTGGTGTCGGGCACGCTGCTCGGCCGACCCGCTGACGTACGGTTCACACCGGTCGCATTCCGGTGGCGGCACAGCGACGGCGGCGTCGTCGAGAGTGGTGCGCCCGGCGAGACCTGGGCCGCGCTCGGGCAGCGCGAGTTCACGCCGACCGGCACGAGCCACGTCTACGCCGAGTCCGGCGAGTACACCGTCACGCTCGAAGCCGTGCTGCGCGCCGAGTACCGATTCGGTGGCTCGGGTTGGCGCTCGATCGCGGGCACTCTGGCCGTCGCGGGTGATCCGCAGCGCGTGCTCGTCGGTGAATTCGACACGGTGCTCACGAACGGCGACTGCAACGCGAACCCGTCGGGCCCGGGCTGCTGA